The Zobellia alginiliquefaciens genome contains a region encoding:
- a CDS encoding RNA polymerase sigma factor: MKTKSYTTNHERFRRLSDLELFKLIQERDKGALETIFNRHYDGLCRFGLSYTNEQNSVEEVVSDVFLQLWNNETRIQEIRNPKPYLYVVVKNKLLQAISKSNLKQSFDQGFEAEYTTSPSIEQQIINQEEKEIFSQKIEEILCQIPKKSRQIFEMSRLDELKYREISEILGISVKTVESHMAHALKIIRSTVLKKKQY; the protein is encoded by the coding sequence ATGAAAACTAAATCCTACACAACAAACCATGAGCGCTTTAGACGGTTGTCCGATTTGGAGTTGTTTAAATTGATTCAAGAGCGAGACAAAGGAGCCCTTGAGACCATTTTCAATAGACATTATGATGGGCTTTGCAGGTTTGGTCTCTCCTACACTAATGAGCAGAATAGTGTAGAAGAAGTTGTGTCCGATGTATTTCTTCAGCTTTGGAACAATGAAACTCGGATACAGGAAATAAGAAACCCTAAACCTTATTTGTATGTAGTAGTGAAAAACAAATTGCTACAGGCTATTTCCAAATCTAATCTCAAGCAGTCTTTTGACCAGGGGTTTGAAGCTGAATACACTACGAGTCCAAGTATAGAACAGCAAATTATAAATCAGGAAGAGAAGGAAATATTCAGTCAGAAAATAGAAGAAATCCTATGTCAAATACCCAAGAAGTCTCGTCAAATTTTTGAAATGAGCAGGCTGGACGAACTCAAATACAGAGAAATTTCTGAAATCTTGGGGATTTCTGTGAAAACTGTAGAAAGCCATATGGCCCATGCCTTAAAAATCATTAGAAGCACCGTACTCAAGAAAAAGCAATATTAA
- a CDS encoding SusC/RagA family TonB-linked outer membrane protein, translating to MKKLNILALLLCLPFLGLGKEIPITPVSTVKTQNLDDINLSLKSVSLEKVFDLIASQTGKRFIYAADAQYLQQRISLDVNKENLNSVLDVLKGKANVDFKVTDQGVLVKFIQEKRKVTGTVVDEAGIAVPGANVFVEGTEYGAVSDFDGKFVIEIPSNFNTLSVTYIGYKRQDVSIEGLDTITIMLSESASQLDEIIVVGYGTESRKNITGAIATVSPEDINTQPKANVVEMLEGRLPGVQIMSDNSPGGGTSIRVRGFSTINSNDPLVIIDGVPASNGLNGINPTDIESIQVLKDAASSSIYGSRAANGVVIITTKKGSNSEGGYEVTFDSYAGIQSSYNLPRMLNAQQYGDLLWQATLNDGGTPSNDIYGDDPTQAVVPQYLNADQTIPSADVNWVDEIMQTAAVQSYNVSLAKGDSKGQHMFSVGYFNQEGLIKHTGFERYSARFNSSYNIGEFLTIGENFTVNYKERVSVGTNEALGSVILTAMQFPSIVPVKDINGNYAGNPINDSNNPMGQLDRNKDNKQKRVQALGNLFANLYIKDFTFKTSFGLDYENYNYRQFSQTFDEILVTNNTNSLSTSNSFNYQFSFTNTLNYKKRFGNHSLDVLLGQEAIEYNYENFGAEVSEFLYEDENFRYLSFGTENMLNSGGASGWSLNSYFGRLNYNFDEKYLFTATVRNDGSSRFSEDNRWGTFPAFSLGWRLDREDFFNTNGLVSSLLLRGSWGQTGNQEISNYATVDSYRNNNANSNYAIDGAQEAVYTGLTQSRIANPNLKWETTTQTSLGVDLGLLDDRLNITADYYIKETDDILIYNTVPLTYGGTNDGQWVNDGKMKNNGFEINIDYADQTGELGYQIGLNLTGANNELTELNTSDYLGIPSSSLHSVNFDQEISRSAVGQPIASFFGHEADGLFQSQAEIDSYGLQPNASPGDIKFKDVDGDGDVDADDRTFIGSPHADIMLGLNLQFNYKNFDLSMFFNGSFGNDTYNFTKYKNHFFNQAAYNKEDVLLDAWSPSNTDSSIPRLSLDDPNNNIRPSSYYVEDGSFVRLTNMQVGYNFEPELLGGVNLRIYAQASNLFTITDYSGMNPQVGLQNYSGSNRNLDIGVDRGLYPPSRTFVIGCNLKL from the coding sequence ATGAAAAAATTAAACATATTAGCACTATTACTGTGCTTGCCATTTCTAGGTCTGGGAAAAGAAATTCCCATTACACCGGTATCAACGGTAAAGACACAGAATTTAGATGATATTAACCTGAGCCTTAAAAGTGTTTCATTAGAGAAAGTCTTTGACTTGATTGCCAGTCAAACCGGAAAAAGATTTATTTATGCCGCCGATGCTCAATACCTGCAACAACGCATCAGTTTAGATGTAAACAAAGAGAACCTGAACTCCGTTTTAGACGTGCTTAAAGGTAAAGCCAATGTAGATTTTAAGGTTACCGATCAAGGGGTGTTGGTAAAGTTTATTCAAGAAAAGCGGAAAGTAACCGGTACCGTCGTGGATGAGGCGGGTATTGCCGTACCCGGAGCCAATGTTTTTGTAGAGGGAACGGAATACGGTGCAGTATCTGATTTTGATGGAAAATTTGTCATTGAAATTCCTTCTAACTTTAACACTCTTTCCGTTACCTATATCGGTTACAAAAGACAAGATGTTAGTATAGAAGGGTTGGATACTATAACCATAATGCTTTCTGAAAGTGCCTCACAGCTAGATGAAATTATTGTGGTAGGTTATGGCACCGAATCAAGAAAAAACATCACGGGAGCTATCGCTACAGTATCACCAGAAGATATAAATACACAACCCAAGGCCAACGTGGTTGAAATGTTGGAAGGTAGATTGCCCGGGGTCCAGATTATGAGTGATAACTCTCCAGGAGGAGGAACTTCTATAAGAGTAAGGGGGTTTAGTACTATCAATAGCAACGATCCTTTGGTTATAATAGATGGTGTGCCGGCTTCCAATGGGTTAAACGGAATTAACCCTACGGATATTGAAAGTATTCAAGTGTTGAAGGATGCAGCTTCCTCTTCTATTTACGGTTCAAGGGCGGCAAATGGGGTTGTAATTATCACTACAAAAAAGGGCTCTAATTCGGAAGGTGGTTACGAGGTCACTTTTGATAGCTACGCGGGTATCCAGTCTAGCTACAATCTACCAAGAATGCTTAACGCTCAGCAGTACGGAGATTTATTATGGCAGGCGACCTTAAACGATGGAGGCACGCCTTCCAACGATATTTATGGCGATGACCCTACTCAAGCGGTTGTGCCACAATATTTGAATGCAGATCAGACCATACCCAGTGCAGATGTCAATTGGGTAGACGAGATTATGCAAACAGCAGCAGTTCAATCATACAATGTGTCACTGGCAAAAGGGGATTCTAAAGGACAGCATATGTTTTCCGTTGGATATTTTAATCAAGAAGGCCTTATTAAACATACGGGTTTTGAGCGGTATTCAGCAAGATTCAATTCCTCGTATAATATTGGTGAATTTTTAACTATTGGAGAAAACTTTACGGTCAATTATAAAGAACGCGTTTCAGTAGGTACAAATGAAGCTTTGGGTAGCGTAATCCTTACTGCAATGCAGTTTCCGTCTATAGTTCCTGTAAAGGATATAAATGGCAATTACGCCGGTAATCCTATAAACGACAGTAATAACCCTATGGGTCAATTGGACCGCAATAAAGACAATAAACAGAAGCGAGTACAGGCTTTAGGTAATTTATTTGCCAATCTGTATATAAAAGATTTTACTTTTAAAACCTCGTTTGGCCTAGATTATGAAAATTATAACTATAGACAGTTTTCTCAAACTTTTGATGAAATTCTGGTTACGAACAATACAAATTCTTTGTCCACTTCAAATAGTTTCAATTACCAGTTTTCATTTACGAATACTTTGAACTATAAAAAGCGCTTTGGCAATCATAGTTTGGATGTTTTGTTAGGGCAAGAGGCTATTGAATACAACTATGAAAATTTTGGTGCCGAGGTGAGCGAATTTTTATATGAAGATGAAAATTTTCGCTATTTAAGCTTTGGAACGGAGAATATGCTCAACTCCGGAGGAGCCTCTGGTTGGTCGCTTAATTCGTATTTTGGTAGGTTGAATTATAATTTTGACGAGAAATATCTATTTACGGCAACAGTAAGGAATGATGGTAGTTCAAGATTTAGTGAGGATAACCGATGGGGAACATTCCCAGCTTTTTCTTTAGGATGGCGTTTAGACCGTGAAGATTTTTTTAATACGAATGGGCTTGTTTCTTCCTTATTGTTAAGAGGTAGTTGGGGACAAACCGGAAACCAAGAAATTTCCAACTACGCTACTGTTGATAGCTACAGAAACAACAATGCCAATTCTAACTACGCTATAGATGGAGCTCAAGAAGCGGTTTACACTGGACTTACCCAATCACGTATTGCCAACCCGAATCTAAAATGGGAAACTACAACTCAAACTTCTTTGGGGGTCGATTTAGGTCTTTTAGATGACCGACTGAACATTACTGCAGATTATTACATCAAAGAAACCGATGATATTTTAATCTATAACACTGTACCGTTAACCTATGGAGGAACAAATGATGGCCAATGGGTGAACGATGGTAAGATGAAAAACAATGGTTTTGAAATTAACATCGATTATGCCGATCAGACAGGCGAATTAGGGTATCAAATTGGATTAAATCTTACCGGAGCTAATAATGAACTAACAGAGTTGAACACTTCGGATTATTTAGGAATACCCAGCTCATCCTTACACAGTGTAAACTTTGACCAAGAAATTTCTAGAAGTGCGGTTGGGCAACCTATCGCATCCTTTTTCGGACATGAAGCAGATGGTTTGTTTCAAAGTCAGGCAGAAATAGATAGCTATGGCTTACAGCCTAATGCCAGCCCTGGTGACATTAAGTTCAAAGATGTTGATGGTGATGGTGATGTTGATGCTGATGATAGAACTTTTATTGGTTCTCCGCATGCGGATATCATGCTTGGCCTTAATCTACAGTTCAACTATAAGAATTTTGATTTGAGCATGTTCTTTAACGGCAGTTTTGGTAATGATACTTATAACTTTACCAAGTACAAAAACCACTTTTTTAATCAAGCGGCCTACAACAAGGAAGATGTATTATTGGATGCATGGTCTCCAAGCAATACTGACAGTAGCATACCACGTCTATCATTAGATGACCCCAACAATAATATTCGTCCCTCTTCTTACTACGTAGAAGATGGGTCTTTCGTCAGGCTTACCAATATGCAGGTCGGCTATAATTTTGAACCGGAATTGTTAGGAGGTGTAAACCTTAGAATTTATGCGCAGGCCAGTAATCTATTTACAATTACCGATTACAGCGGTATGAATCCGCAAGTAGGACTTCAAAACTATTCAGGTAGTAATAGGAATCTAGACATTGGGGTAGATAGAGGCTTGTACCCGCCAAGCAGAACTTTTGTAATTGGATGTAACCTAAAACTTTAA
- a CDS encoding RagB/SusD family nutrient uptake outer membrane protein, protein MKNLRQEKSKILVIVAVIALTIMGSCSDDYLEEVTFGEVPPSEMTKPENVEKAIISAYSVLNGQIDGASNAYNSPASNWSFGDVVSDDSYKGGGGTGDQNQIHQMELYNTNSTTYDVERKWMALYEGVKRTNEAMKLLDASEDFDAGLKAQRRAELRFIRGHYYFELKKIYNQIPYIDETAETVDDYARSNTEFTSEELWGKIEDDFQAAYDVLPDSQEEQGRPTKLAAMAYLAKTYLFQEKWQDAFDATTLVMSGNYGLMDDFQSVFLPENDNGIEVVFAVQYSVNDGQSDNYNGSIGDRLTAPGGPFYSQYGFHRPSQNLVNTFKTDASGLPVVDNVEITATDNVDPRLDITIGRPGIPYKDLDVLYEDNWARDLATYGPFGPKKRILSANSPYHVTVWPYVDALNYYIIRYAEVLLWRAEAAVELGNLEEARNLVNEIRQRAANSEFVKTLDGSADAANYVIATYDTVWTDIDDARDKVRLETRLELAMEGHRFFNLVRWGIAKDVIDDYLVIEKTRRSHLTNAAFTAGKNEYWPIPQEYIDSVEDGLITQNNGY, encoded by the coding sequence ATGAAAAACTTACGACAAGAAAAATCGAAAATACTTGTAATCGTTGCGGTTATAGCACTGACAATAATGGGCTCTTGCTCCGATGATTATTTAGAGGAAGTAACATTTGGGGAAGTCCCTCCATCTGAAATGACTAAACCCGAAAATGTAGAGAAAGCTATTATTTCGGCCTACAGTGTTCTAAACGGACAGATTGATGGAGCGAGCAACGCTTATAACTCACCTGCCTCGAACTGGAGTTTTGGCGATGTAGTTTCAGATGATAGCTACAAAGGTGGTGGTGGAACCGGTGATCAGAATCAAATTCATCAAATGGAATTATATAATACAAATTCCACAACCTATGATGTTGAACGCAAATGGATGGCTCTTTATGAAGGTGTGAAAAGAACCAATGAGGCAATGAAGTTGCTAGATGCGTCAGAAGATTTTGATGCTGGTTTAAAAGCACAGCGTAGAGCCGAATTGAGATTTATTAGAGGACACTACTATTTTGAGCTAAAGAAAATCTATAATCAAATTCCGTACATAGATGAGACTGCGGAAACAGTAGACGATTATGCCCGTTCAAATACGGAATTTACTTCTGAAGAATTATGGGGTAAAATTGAAGACGATTTTCAAGCGGCTTATGATGTACTGCCAGATTCACAAGAGGAACAAGGTAGGCCTACAAAATTGGCGGCCATGGCCTATTTGGCAAAAACTTATCTTTTTCAAGAAAAATGGCAAGATGCATTTGATGCCACCACTTTGGTTATGAGTGGTAACTACGGACTTATGGATGATTTTCAGTCCGTTTTTCTTCCGGAGAACGATAACGGTATAGAAGTGGTTTTTGCGGTACAGTATTCGGTTAATGATGGTCAGTCCGATAACTACAATGGTAGTATCGGTGATCGTTTGACTGCTCCAGGAGGTCCTTTTTATTCTCAGTATGGCTTCCACCGCCCGTCTCAGAATTTAGTGAATACTTTTAAGACGGATGCTAGTGGTCTTCCGGTGGTAGATAATGTAGAAATTACTGCAACTGACAATGTTGACCCACGCTTGGATATCACAATTGGCCGTCCAGGAATTCCATATAAAGATTTAGATGTTTTATATGAGGATAACTGGGCACGTGATTTGGCCACTTATGGACCTTTCGGTCCTAAAAAGCGAATCCTTTCTGCTAATTCTCCTTATCATGTTACGGTTTGGCCTTATGTTGATGCGCTTAACTACTATATCATTCGTTATGCTGAGGTGCTATTATGGAGAGCCGAAGCAGCAGTAGAATTGGGTAACCTAGAAGAGGCCCGCAACCTGGTTAATGAAATTAGACAACGTGCTGCCAACTCTGAGTTTGTAAAAACACTTGATGGCTCAGCGGATGCTGCCAACTATGTTATAGCTACTTATGACACGGTATGGACAGATATAGACGATGCAAGGGATAAAGTACGTTTAGAAACGCGTTTGGAATTAGCAATGGAAGGACATAGATTTTTTAACCTTGTTCGCTGGGGTATCGCCAAAGATGTTATAGACGATTATCTGGTGATAGAAAAAACTAGACGAAGTCATTTAACGAATGCAGCTTTCACCGCAGGTAAAAATGAATATTGGCCTATTCCGCAAGAATATATAGATAGTGTAGAAGATGGGCTTATAACCCAGAACAACGGATATTAA
- a CDS encoding YdcF family protein, whose protein sequence is MKKLFFLTVFLILTGVTAQEKEFDQAHQNKTFEKLQNKNFYLFTAINNNQEVSEVLQKDKTLNSYLNPYYPKQNSLEMPKSGQEIINLFMWNDEAIEVVGKRLVKLSKKNKALADLIIDLRQSGNYANFKDKSDDDFLYKSWELCAKGMDTILEVYGLGKKPLYEKIDSVSYNVHSQRYTYGLNVLKNLVLVRPKEKNLFFQPSLDLSLWLLYANHRDEAVRYEPLQEKENAKAVETVKSTDFDNYDYGCLVVLGSGPETTRDRLSGMAKMRLQMAVNAYSRYKVPFIIVSGGHTHPFMTPYNEGVEMKRELIKIYGIPEERILIEPYARHTTTNMRNATRLMMSYGIPLEKKSLVITGPMHSSYLQSDNFSERCSEELGYQPIKLFERLSPLTIEFKGLPVSLHQNPYQPLDP, encoded by the coding sequence ATGAAAAAGCTATTCTTTTTAACGGTGTTTCTAATTTTGACAGGGGTGACGGCTCAAGAAAAAGAGTTTGATCAGGCGCATCAAAATAAGACATTTGAAAAATTACAGAACAAAAATTTTTATTTGTTCACGGCCATAAATAACAATCAAGAAGTAAGTGAGGTTTTGCAAAAAGATAAGACTTTAAACTCTTATTTGAATCCTTATTATCCCAAGCAAAATAGCCTTGAGATGCCCAAAAGTGGCCAAGAAATTATCAACCTATTTATGTGGAATGATGAAGCTATTGAAGTTGTAGGCAAGAGGCTGGTGAAACTGTCCAAAAAGAACAAAGCCTTGGCAGATTTAATAATTGACCTTAGACAGTCCGGCAACTATGCCAATTTTAAAGATAAGTCAGATGATGATTTTCTATATAAATCTTGGGAGCTCTGCGCGAAAGGTATGGATACCATTTTGGAGGTATACGGGTTAGGGAAAAAACCATTATATGAAAAAATAGACTCGGTTTCTTATAATGTACATTCCCAGAGATATACTTATGGTTTAAACGTTTTAAAGAATCTGGTCTTGGTTCGGCCGAAAGAAAAAAACCTATTTTTTCAACCAAGCTTAGACTTATCTCTGTGGTTGCTATATGCCAATCACCGTGATGAGGCCGTACGATACGAGCCACTTCAGGAAAAAGAAAATGCAAAAGCCGTTGAAACTGTAAAGTCCACCGATTTTGACAACTATGATTATGGTTGTTTGGTAGTACTAGGTTCTGGTCCGGAAACAACCCGCGATCGTTTATCGGGTATGGCAAAAATGAGGTTGCAAATGGCGGTTAATGCGTACAGTAGGTACAAAGTGCCATTTATAATCGTCTCTGGAGGACATACACATCCTTTTATGACTCCGTATAACGAAGGTGTTGAGATGAAGCGGGAGCTTATAAAAATATACGGGATTCCAGAAGAGCGTATACTAATTGAACCTTACGCACGCCATACAACTACAAATATGCGTAACGCAACTAGATTAATGATGTCTTACGGCATTCCTTTGGAAAAGAAAAGCTTGGTGATCACGGGCCCTATGCACAGTAGTTACTTACAAAGCGATAATTTTTCGGAGCGATGTTCGGAAGAATTAGGGTATCAACCCATAAAACTTTTTGAGCGATTATCTCCCCTTACAATAGAGTTCAAAGGATTGCCGGTTTCATTGCATCAGAACCCCTATCAACCTTTAGATCCATAA
- a CDS encoding mechanosensitive ion channel family protein → MQDNITTISESITSFYNGLIEQLPGIGMGILIVILGLLIGSWLGGFAKRRLAVKTGDPLMSKFLGQAIKYISVIIAIMMALEASGLGAIATGILTAAGASAVVLGFAFKDIGQNFIAGIIMAFGRPFNVNDTVEIDKNFGKVKALEFRYTKLKTFDGKDVYIPNSDVLTKPVTNYTEDGFFRWDFIIGIAYEDNIEGAKETVLNALKKEPNVIEDEEHENFVIEDELATSTVNLKVFFWVDTKDFRRMALITKGNVVRNVKEELEKAGYYMPADIQEIKLYGGESEFPVKISPK, encoded by the coding sequence ATGCAGGACAATATCACCACCATATCGGAATCTATTACCTCTTTTTACAACGGATTGATAGAGCAATTACCCGGTATTGGAATGGGCATATTAATAGTAATCTTAGGTTTATTAATAGGTTCTTGGTTAGGTGGATTTGCAAAAAGAAGGCTGGCGGTTAAAACGGGCGACCCTCTAATGAGTAAATTTCTGGGGCAGGCCATAAAATATATTTCTGTAATCATTGCTATCATGATGGCTTTGGAAGCATCGGGGCTAGGGGCCATAGCCACAGGAATATTAACTGCCGCAGGGGCTAGTGCGGTTGTTCTAGGATTCGCTTTTAAAGATATTGGCCAAAATTTTATTGCGGGTATTATAATGGCTTTTGGCAGACCGTTTAATGTTAATGATACGGTAGAGATAGATAAGAATTTCGGAAAGGTTAAAGCTTTGGAATTCAGATATACGAAGCTTAAAACCTTTGATGGTAAAGATGTATATATACCTAATAGTGATGTACTTACGAAGCCTGTGACCAATTATACGGAAGATGGCTTTTTTAGATGGGATTTCATTATCGGGATCGCATATGAAGACAATATTGAAGGGGCGAAAGAAACCGTTTTAAATGCCTTAAAGAAAGAACCCAATGTCATAGAAGATGAAGAGCATGAAAATTTTGTTATCGAAGATGAACTGGCTACAAGTACGGTTAATTTAAAAGTCTTTTTCTGGGTAGATACTAAAGATTTTAGGAGAATGGCACTGATAACAAAAGGTAATGTGGTGAGAAATGTAAAAGAGGAACTAGAAAAGGCTGGTTATTATATGCCAGCGGATATACAAGAAATTAAGTTGTATGGTGGCGAGTCTGAATTCCCCGTAAAGATTAGTCCAAAATAA
- a CDS encoding YqaE/Pmp3 family membrane protein: MSLLTIILNIFLPPLAVFLKHGLGTTFLVSIILTLFAWLPGVIHAFIVNK, from the coding sequence ATGTCTCTATTAACTATCATTTTAAACATTTTTCTTCCACCATTAGCCGTATTTTTAAAACATGGGCTAGGAACAACTTTTTTAGTCAGTATAATTTTGACCTTGTTCGCTTGGTTACCGGGTGTAATCCATGCTTTTATAGTAAATAAGTAG
- a CDS encoding response regulator, producing the protein MTSTLGGKRGLSVYLADDDVTDREAFAEALNEIDRDIRLTTFQNGVEVVDRIRSEKFIPDIIVLDLYMPKMDGEECLIALRKKSKLKNVPIVLYSSEFDIDRIEKLFELGANRYLIKTSSYESLVSSLERIVESLLHKNAAEGTLHIA; encoded by the coding sequence ATGACATCAACTTTAGGAGGGAAAAGGGGCTTATCCGTTTACTTAGCTGATGACGATGTAACCGATCGAGAAGCCTTTGCAGAAGCATTAAACGAAATTGACAGGGACATTAGGCTAACAACGTTCCAAAATGGGGTAGAGGTGGTTGATAGAATTAGGTCCGAGAAATTCATACCCGATATAATTGTCTTGGATTTATACATGCCAAAAATGGATGGAGAAGAATGTTTAATAGCCCTTAGGAAAAAATCAAAGTTAAAAAACGTGCCTATAGTCCTATATTCCTCGGAATTTGATATTGATCGCATAGAAAAATTGTTTGAACTAGGTGCTAATCGGTATTTGATAAAGACCTCGTCATACGAATCGCTGGTATCGTCTCTGGAACGTATAGTAGAATCGCTTTTGCATAAGAATGCAGCTGAAGGAACATTGCATATAGCATAG
- a CDS encoding cation:proton antiporter, with product MLVAFASIFLKKIKISYTVPLLVIGLLYYYFGLPVSWPNPVWKHEYVKILTEIIVIISLMGAGLKIGMRYGIRHWKDPLRLIFFTMPLYISALTAICYYFLGMDGASSLLVASVCAPTDPVLASELQLQKEEMYENKNTGIRYALTSEAGLNDGMAFPFVFLAIMWSKVGAWSEVDVYHWINYYVLYKILGGIVIGSILGYSFSLLITNTPSKYKDEILSGFMGIGLAILAFSIAELLHAYGFISAFFAGLFAQYHYHLKRSKEAKKKDGQSNEDKQELLLFNEKIEEFLIVLWTIIFGGFVASGILNYTDWKGVLVALTAILFLRPLAGRIGLLGSTIEANKKWAVSFFGIKGVGSFFYLAFALYESSFSSANEIYAVVSCVVILSILIHGLTGPRMVDYFKRTNPG from the coding sequence GTGCTGGTCGCATTTGCCTCCATTTTCTTGAAAAAGATTAAGATATCCTATACGGTACCATTGCTAGTTATTGGGCTATTGTATTACTACTTCGGCCTGCCCGTATCTTGGCCAAATCCGGTTTGGAAGCATGAATATGTTAAAATATTGACAGAGATTATTGTAATTATCAGTCTCATGGGGGCAGGCCTAAAAATCGGAATGCGGTACGGCATTCGGCATTGGAAAGATCCGTTGAGACTTATATTTTTTACGATGCCACTCTATATATCTGCATTGACTGCAATTTGTTACTATTTTTTGGGCATGGATGGAGCGTCATCTCTTCTTGTAGCCTCTGTATGTGCACCTACAGACCCAGTTTTGGCCTCAGAACTACAGTTGCAGAAAGAAGAAATGTATGAAAATAAGAATACCGGAATAAGATATGCGTTAACGTCAGAAGCAGGATTAAATGATGGAATGGCATTTCCATTCGTGTTTTTAGCGATAATGTGGTCAAAAGTAGGTGCTTGGTCAGAGGTAGATGTTTACCATTGGATAAACTATTATGTACTCTATAAGATTTTGGGAGGTATTGTCATAGGCAGTATTTTAGGATATTCCTTCAGTCTTTTGATAACAAATACTCCCAGCAAATATAAAGATGAAATACTATCCGGTTTTATGGGTATTGGTTTGGCAATTCTTGCGTTCAGTATTGCAGAACTCTTGCATGCATATGGTTTCATAAGTGCCTTTTTTGCCGGTTTGTTCGCCCAGTACCATTATCACCTTAAAAGATCAAAAGAAGCTAAAAAGAAGGATGGGCAATCCAATGAGGATAAGCAAGAGCTTTTATTGTTCAATGAGAAAATTGAAGAATTTCTAATCGTGTTATGGACAATTATTTTTGGAGGCTTTGTTGCTTCGGGAATTTTGAACTATACGGATTGGAAAGGAGTGTTGGTAGCATTAACAGCCATCTTGTTTCTAAGGCCGTTGGCAGGTAGAATTGGCCTTTTGGGTAGTACGATTGAAGCAAATAAAAAATGGGCTGTTTCCTTTTTTGGTATTAAAGGAGTCGGTTCTTTTTTTTATCTGGCTTTTGCTTTATATGAAAGTAGTTTCTCATCTGCCAATGAAATATATGCCGTTGTTTCTTGCGTTGTTATCCTAAGTATATTGATACATGGATTGACAGGTCCTAGAATGGTCGATTATTTTAAGCGGACGAACCCTGGGTAA